A window of Dysidea avara chromosome 1, odDysAvar1.4, whole genome shotgun sequence genomic DNA:
tacagagtgacttgtgaTGTACCTAAactatctactgggtgacttgtaacatactgTAACTGAGCTTCCTTCAATGTTACTTCTAATGGTAGAGTTAAGCAAAAAACAATTCACACTGTCAAAAACTCAGCtacttgtagagaattcagctacatagcTAGCATGTCACCTTGACAATTGGTTCTCTGCTCAGTCaaatagtgatttagtttgccatacattttttTGTTCCAATAGTAgtagtgcaattaatcccaaatcacaaGGTTTGTTTTTGTAATCGTACTGTAAAACAGTCAATGAAACAAGAAGCCTTTTCAGTGCAACAGGAAAGTGATATAATAAACTGACTGACAATAAGAAACCTTTTTAAGCATAACAAACATTGATATTTTGAATAGCCAATTAAAATTGCTGACATGAAGTATTTaaggggtaggtaaaaacagtggacccggggaccaaggaTGCGGGACCAGTGGACCCACagaaatccaactcttcttggaacattttacacttcacagtattctatacttgtacaggtacctctgcaagcagtcttgcatggccaatccactttttctcccTTTGCAGCATCTCGCACGAtatttacaccaattagaaattataagtgcctctgaaaaagtgtctgaagctgactgcattactTAAAGGTCACTCGCTATTTTCCCAGAGTATTTGTACaatatttctaaactttagtagctaggtgacataatagactagcatgctcattgtgcagcaggcaaaCAATTATCAGCTAAGCCGGCcaagctaaggccactccaaataaattctctgtttcccgtcctggactcaggcatttTGCATGCAGGCgagcggtccatttccattatttcattataggattggcagcttttcaatccattatttacctggcacaaccataaacagCTGCATAAAAAAATGCTTAaacttgttccttccttttaagttgcaaaaatagcacaaacgtgaagtctGTGTCGAGTTGATAGCActactgacacgtgagctgacacagtttcaagatggcttttactgagcccaCCAGTATGCAATAATAACcggaaataatggaagaatatggaataatggaatatttagagctgacagtaaccagatgcgggcggtggacgggaaacagagaatttatttggagtggtttAAGCAAGTTCCAACAGTTCTTCATACATCAtgatgcatttgcacaatgttcctaaactactctagtaactaggcggcataatagactagtatgcttactgtgcagcaggcagtggcctataaatgcagtcagcttcagataCTTTTtaaaggcacttataatttctaattggtgtaaacatcgtgcgagaTGCTGCGAGGGGAgaaaaaagtggattggccatgcaagattgtttgcagaggtacctagtacaagtatagaatactgtgaagtgtaaaaagttccaagaagagttggatttccATGGATCCCCTGGtcccgggtccttggtccccgggtccactgtttttacctacccgtATTTAAGTGCAAGATTTTATGATATCATAAGTAGTCAATTAGATTAAGAAGCCATTTAAGCACTGAAAGAATGATGCAATCACTAGTTACAGGTTAATGACCACAAAGAACTGGATAGATAGCATGAagggtcactatgtgattagtaggcaatcacacacattttcatgcaATTAGGTActtgtaacagccaaaattatACTCAAATGTGTGTAATTACCTATACAAATTTGTAGCCATATATACTCTAGTGTCTTACAATGATTATTTTCTATTATATCAATATATTAATGTTTAATTGAGGGCTATGCAAAATTCATAATTATCATGTGTGTAAATATTTGCACTTGTACTTACTAATAATGTTTTGGAGTTCCACAAAAAGTGAATCAACATTTTCACCAATCATTACATCACAAATGTATACTCCTTCATCACCTTCAATCAGATAGTCAAATTGAAGGATTGTTGTGTAAGTGTTACCATCAGAAAATGTTGGAATAATGGACACTCTATCATCCTCTATTATAACCCCATCAGGTCCTGCCCAGGTAAGAGCTACTTCACTCATGTCTGTTGTAATAGCTGTTGTTACTGAACAAACAATGTCCTGCATTCCACCAACCATTGCTTGCATGACTCCAGATGGTTGTAGTGTAATTGTTTGAGTAAACTCTGTAAGACAAGCATTGAACTAAAGTCACCTGTTATTTTCCACAGGGGTTCGTAGAGACGAAAATAGCCAAATTTGAAGCATTCATGAAAAATTTATACTCATGATGGTGTTCTAACAAGATATACCTAGTCCTGGTACTTTCACAGGGAAATTATTAAACAGTATTTACTGTACCTGAATGGTTAATTTAGGACAGCCACTTTGGTGTAAATATACAAGGTGTCTAGCAAAGATGCATTATTATTGCGATCTATTCAAAAATTGTGATCTATGATAAAATATTTATCTGTTGTGGTATATTAATGCCTTGGTGATATATCAAAAAAGGTTAAAAATATAATGTGTAGTTTGTTCCTGTATCCTCACAATGTAGAATATTTAAGTTTATAATTGTTTTTcctatgtacagtacattacgCAAAGCATCTATTACTAAAAATGTTTGATCTTATTGCGACATACCTGTTACTTGCAAGTTATATGGTTCACTGGTGTACTCCACGCCATCAATGATAATAGAGCAATTTAATATTCCACTGTCAGTTACTTCTATTTCAGTGATGTTAATAGTTTGTCCCACTTCCATGTCAGCAAAACATCCAGTAGAACAAGCCCAAATAAAATCACTGTCATTAAATGTCAGTGTAGAGTTGACCTCACAGGTGAAAGTGATGTTGGATCCAATCAGGTGTTCAAAAGTATTATTACTATCATCAGCAAAGTTACCAGGAGGATCACTTACAATGGCAACAATGATATCTATGAATTAGATGTGAGATAATGTAATAACAATTTGCAGCTTCAGTTTTATGGTTCAAGAGAAGTTTTACAGTGACTTCTAGTGTTTCTAAAAGCCTTCATTTGACTCTCTGCTAAAAATAGTGTGTAGCTACAGAAGATTATCCAGCAACTTTAGTCAATGTCATCTTCATGTGTCATTAAGTAGCACTATTTATGCTGCTAAATCAGATTCAGGAGTCTGGAAGTAAAACTCTCCAGGAGTTGACTATAAAGACCCAGCAGCTGCATGACCATGCCCACATTTCATTGAAGTTTTAAGTGGTGAAAATTAACGGTAAACCCAAAATTGGTTATTCATAGTTCCCACAAAACCACTCAATAGTATTTTCAACATCTTAAAAAGTCTAATCACCTTTAATTTGCTCCTGTTATGCTTTCAGAGAACTCTGCGTCAAGCTCTACTGTCTGTATAATGGTAAGCTTTATGGTTTATCAGAAACAAAAGTGACAACTATGTAGTTGCAAGGTACTACAATAATTCACtctttcattttaaaagtttcaaaTCATTGATCATTGATGAGTACATTATAATTTATGTTCAGTGAATAAAGAAAAGTTTGGATTAGTTTTGTGTATTACATTACCGtataacattttttttttttgttccaTAAATTGTGCTACCATTCTTTGAATTCCTGATGAATAATTCTTAATACATGTAGAGTAGTAATTCACCATAACTTTATTTAGTATTGAGTGAAAATGTATAAAGGTATAAACATTTTCACactatgcatgcatacagtgtGTGGAGCAGGCAATGAGCCATTACACACCTTGTCGAGTAGTACTAAATATCCACATTCCGAGATTACCCACATTGCTAGTCCTTGTAATACCAATGATCCCTGAAGTCCCTGATCCTGGGATGTTGAAGAAGTTCTCTCCATCACCAGCATCATATCCAGCAGTTGCTGCATTCCCACCAAGTCCATTTGTTCCACCAGAATCATCACCAGTAGTCCATTGTATCAGTCCATCAGCATACAGGAATATTATAAAAGACCATATTCCATCAGTAGCAAGCACACATTGAAATGTGTTCCTCTACATACAAATAAGCACAAAATATAATTTAGATATAAAATCACTAGCGCAATCATGTATCAAAAATGACTAACCACagtatactgtatgttgtgtacAGCAATGTACCATATGAATAAGTAAGTACTGGTCTTTCTCTTATACTAGACAGACATGCATGAAACACCACAACAGTACGGTatcatatatacagtacagtggtactgtatgtatgcctTAAATTTCCACCCATAAAAACCATaatagaaacatcttacatgatGCAAAGCACCTTTATGGAAGAATCTCAGTGTCACTAACAATTAAAACACCTTATAGAAGAACGAATACTGAATTAAAAGAAAACATCCAAACCTTTCATATagtttgcctgcctgcctaccagCCTGACTGATCACAGTTGCAAAGCTGGAGGCTAAACTGTATGACCACAGcattacaccacaataacaaactcaccagtggtatGTTttttttggggttctgacgagtgtctGTGGTTTGTGCCTTTATCTTTAATCAAGCTGGTCATCAGCAACAAAACAGTATTAAAGCATTAATTTTCTTTATCGACACTTTCCATattttagatgccacaaaattatttaaagcattcATGCTACTGTTAGTAGACACCATACTCATAACTGCATGTCAGAATGATCTAGCAGTACCAATAACAATTGAGCACCGTGACATGCCCCTTAATGATCTAACTGTACTTATTGCAATCAATCATACTGACTACGCCTCGTATTGGTAATAAAAAGGGTGAAAAGGAGGCATGGAATGATCACACCCCTTGAAAATATCATGTAGGCCAGTCATCTGAGGCCCACTTGAGACACTCTAAAcatgcagtcaccctaatacaatgGCCACattcaatattctaatagaacagtcacatttgtataCCATAGCTATGGCTATGTgctagctataacaaaaataaactacagcagtgtattacaaaaataattaacttaaaaatgaagcagggatccaagcaataaaagtattgaaacaagctacagTATATGAATGATTACAGTATATGAATGATGATAACTATATATCCTGTgagaaaattcctactttggcattggacaATATAATTGTTATGACATTCcaatgtaggaattttcccacagggctatgatccctacttcgattttaaattaataatttttaaaatacactggTAATAAAAAAACCTACAAAATAAAGTGACCTAAATCTACATAATAGCTGAGAAAATCTTTCAGCTtggtagggatcatgaaggtttgggctttctaatatcacttttccttcacaacagcttaGCAGTAATGGtcaggcatagccaagcccataaatgtcttcagagcaaaCCTAAACCCTTTCTATTTTAAAAATCtatttagctgaattttctattgactgactccCTGACTTACTggtgcctccagccaagcataactcaattatggataagactacaggcttgatttcctAACTTCTCAATGTTGCTTTAGCTCAAcacatgccttttcaccaaccacgaCAGTTACATTGAATGCACCATGGACACACCTTTGTCCTTTGTGTCTTATTCCATTATCCACTACCAGAAATTGATTCATGGTAATGTATGGTGGCTTTAGTGCTTTAATTTCCATCATGCAAATGAATGGAGAAAGACAGTTGGGTGACAGTTTTGTACATAGATTATTCCAGGAAGGATTGTGCAGCTTGTATATCTCAGGCTGTATGGCAAAGGTCACTCTACATCATTCAAAGATATCATTGGCAAAAGGACCATCATTGGTTAACCACTGCTATCACAGCCCTGTACACACAGtgaaaacaaactagtgaaggtcactactaaatgtagtgaacgtcactactaatgtctgccacaatactcactacttatgtgtagtgacgttcactactatatgtagtgagggtcactacaaaagagtagtgaaggtcattacaaaagtaatgaacgtcactacacaaaatagtgagtattgtggcagaaattagtagtgacttTCACTAGTTTACTTTTACTGTGTAACATTAATTGCTACACACAAGGGGTAAGGAGTGTATAAGTATTGTACAGCAGTAGTGAATTAGTGAAATCCTTAGAAGacagatttttttttgctattcCACTGCTTGTATTTGGCATTATTGATTCCCTGATGGCATTTAGCTTCGTGACTTAATAAAGTCCAACATTAACATGTGTAGCTAAAAGCCAAAAAAGATGTCattcagtagtccagtccagtgattagtaacATCCCCATATTAATTCCACAATTGCAATACAAAtgtattacattaattttatgtatgtacaattaccCGATCAGTTCCACTGCTATAGTAACCAACAGTATCCCATGTAGCTATTAACAAATGAGTTGGAGTAAATGACACTGACAGCCCATCCTGTATTTCTCTTGAAGCTCTTTGAAGTAAAGTAAGATTGGTGGTCTCTCGAAAAAACACAGTTCCACTACCGTTTGTTTGGGTGTCTGTGTCAGCCCAGTATGGAGCAATCAATGCTTCTGTACCATTTCTAGGAAATCTGCTAGGATTAAACTGACCAAAACTATTTTCCAAACTAATTATTCCATTGTTGTTGACCTaaataaagtaataataaacaATCAATAGATGATACATAGTAGCTACAGATCGTAGGATCATAGAAAATGAGCACATGCTATAATACTTAATATGTACTGTATCAGTGTGTCTATAAGTATGGATAACAAAGTTACTGAATGGTCATGGGAAATATACGGTTCTTATAAAATTTTGCATTTGCAACATTAAATGAAAAGGtgtactttattttccatacagtacagtttagGTGTGAACTGTACTTTATTGTCCACCGACTGTACTTTATGAATCTTCAACACTTTACAAAATACAGTTATGACAACAATTAAAACACAGGCATCAGTGGTACATCCCGCAGAGCAGTTGGGTGTGGCCAACATAATAATAATCAGCAGCTTAGTCCAGAGAAAATTACTAAGGTTTATGATCTTTACACTAAATAATAGGCTTGCTGCATACTTACTACAAGGAACACAGAACACTAGTGATAATGTGTGCCTGGACTATTAATATTTACTTGGACTGCTGTTAACATGTGTAAGTGCACAATAAAGGTTCCATGTTAGGATGATTTGTGTACTGTGTTTCAATCTACTAGAACATTCCATAAATACTTTTAATAATGCTATGCCTACTTGGTgtttggcctcgatgctaatgcTATATAAAACACTCAGCCTTGCCTCAGACTTTATTATTATCTTGGCTgcacgcctcgtactttatttatTCATAGCACTTGCAGCAATGCTTGAACATATACTAAAATAGGTGATTAGCTGTGAGACATAAGGAAACATGTACCAGTACTTTCCAAAATAGAGAAGCTCTTAAAGTGTTTCTATGGAAAGTTATGCAAAATAATATTGATTCAAATAAAATAATACTCCACTGTATGTTAGTACACAGTTGCACATTTCACTATTATAATTACAGTATCATGATTCACTTACAAATAATCTTTTATATGTTTGGTCAAAAAAGATGAAGTCTTCTTCCAGGTTAACTGGTGGTGAGGAACCATCATCAGTTGGTTCTACTGTATTATCATTTGTGTCTAACCCAAATGGGTAAAACTATTAGAAAGAATGAGAATGAACCATACATAGTATTTCAAAGATTTGAGACACATCAATACATgtactatgtacagtagctgtattGCAAGAAGTAAAGTCAGTTTTGATTATAACAGTGTGTACATGCaaataaaaatatattattattttacaaaaccaagACTTACATACATTCTTCTGAAGTTTTGGTACTGTAATTTATGGGCGCTAGAAAGTATGTACTTTGAATTGgttcatgcacacatacatgtacagtaaaaaGGTCCAATGCTTACTGTACTCTCCCAgcattatatatacatacttttATCAGTTCCAACTTACTGTACCTACTGCACTGTTATTAATTACAAATTTTCAATCATTATGTCAATGCATTAAATAAAACAATTGATTAAATTAATGCTTTAAGCCTTTGGTTATAAATATACTATAGGGTCCTGATAGGgatcatccattattttcagcatttttgcAACAGTACAGAGAATTTGCTAAGGGGAGGGGGTAAATTAAtctgtatttttttaaatgttggctatacagtagttgcactataatataaataattaatttaCAATAATTTAGTACTAGTGTTCAATTAGAACATTAAAAGTTGTCGAAGCTGAATTGCAGCTGAAGGAGGATAGCTGTGTGGTGTGCACAAGGAACCAAAATTCTGTTGGTGCCTACGTTGTGACAATTCAGAGAATTAAGTAGACAGATACAGCGAGAATAACCAAAAGTTGACACTGATAATTCATATACATAGCCACAGTATAATATCAACACATAAATTTTATAGTGCACATTTGGGTAGGAGAGAGGATGAAAGGTACTCTCTGTATGCTTAttaaaatgctgaaaattatggataaTTTTCCTTGATGGTAATTTTGCTTAGGATTTAATGAAACCTCTCAGAATAAAATTTCTGGCAGCTCTATTATAGCAGTCAGACACACTTTGTGTGTTTATCCAAAGTTCTTACTTATACTGCCCTACTCAAGTATTGAAACCTATGCTGGCATCATGACAAAACTTACATACCAATACTGACTGTTACTGACTTATATCAACACTGTCATACTCCATATTTACTCTGTCTTGGAACTGCTCTTTCACCTACTGCCTAGCTTGATGCAAAATCAGATCACTGGTCCTAGCCAAGGTATACTATTTTTCAAAATCTATTCTGAAAGACTACATTAAGTTCTAAACAAAGATTCCCTCAAGTGTAAGAGTGGAATATTTGCAGCTGGAATATGAAGCATTAAGTGTTGTTCCAATTATCACAATAAATTGACATTGACACGTGAACAATTTTGAAGTACATACTGTCTAGTACTCATGTGTTAACTAAGCACAATACATTTTAGCAGTCAATGATTGCAGCATTACAAGTAAGCAAGATTCTGTTGCTTCTGTATTTTATACAAAGATCTAAACACactcatacatttatatacatacCTCAGATAAGCATGTTGCCATTTctggattacaaatcactgaaaAAAATATTGATTGTAATATAGCGCTATGTTTATAATTTTTATGTAATATACCATACATAATattacacaatattattattgctCATAAAAGAACTGCGTAAAGATGCATGCTACTAGTATATGTACAACAATGATTATTATTGTTGCTAAACAAGACACTGATAAGTACCTATAACAAAATTGCTGCATATAAATTATACCAATGACCTACTATGCATACTGTATGCACATTATTCATAGTATAATGTGTAAGCAGATAAAAACTGCAGCCAATTTGTATACATACCTCTTAAATAATCAAACTAAAGTGAAACatacaaatacaattattatactGTATCTTTACCTAAGACAtccaaaattaatgtatcgcTTGAAGTGGTACCATTTATGTTTACCAAACAGACTAGAAGTCTGCCATTATCAAAGGGAGTCAATTCTTCCAGTGTGAAATTTGCACTGTACACTGCTGAGTTACCAACTATGATGGAATCTACATCTTCAAATGTTTCCAGTGATAATATTGATATATCCACACTGCTTGTGATACCCCTCACTGTTGTTGCATTACATTCCAGTGTGAGTGGTTGTCCAGAAATCTGATCAGTTACAGCTCTCAAATTTACCACAGGACTTGGAACTAACAGATCAAACAATATACATAACAGGTATCACATGAATATAGATCAAGACATatagtagtgtgttgtgcagccaagaaagttgGTGCATCACAGTGTGTGCATGTTGGCAGGAAGAAAAAAAGCAATTTTCATGCCTGCATAGctccccttctccaaagcacaccattttgtaGTATATAGCAAGCTGTTTGCTGGGCCACACAGCTCTAGCCATTCATGAGTTACGGACGAACAGTCTTTTGGGcctaaattatttttatagctcactttacaaaaatcattATAAAACACGAGCACGTATTTCTATTGCCTTAAAAATTGGTACAGATAAAGAGTGTATAAAAGTGAATTTACATACTAAGTTTGTAAGGAATCTGATAAGTATCCAAGCTGCTACAATGTATGAACATATATTCATATACTGTAAAAAATATCAATTTTTGTAACAGCTACAGGGTAATGGAAATaacttcaaatttggtgtgtatatAGGCTAgccatcgtagcagtgcctttgatGGTTTTAAAAGCAAAGAAGTAATATTTGCAGAGTTACAAAGCAataaccaaacaactgtaaattgcaGAATGGACAAATTTCGtaataatgaaaaaatcaaccgttgtctctagcaacctaaattttacattatttgtaggtgtcaatgtcttatgtcacctctccaagttttaaaacgatagcatatataagtcatgagatatgacattttgaagttgcaattttcccatacattgtcaatgagcGGGGCAgcagttgccccttctcggtaatcacacaaatcatgggatttaaagaatgtcatatcttatgacctatatactcTATCCTTTtataacttggagagattattgttgacattcacacctacaaattacgTAAAATTGAGGTAtgtgtacttttgaatttttggtcTTTGCATAAATTGAAATACcttatttttgtgattgcccagaaggggcaactgtaacCCTCTCACATagaaatgtatgggaaaaccccaactttcaaaatgtcatatcttatcacatatacatgctatcctttcaaaatttggagaagttactttagacgttatcacctaaaaatattgggaaattcaggttgctaggggcaacgattatttctatatgctataaaaccttattatggaatttgtctattgAGATActtaaatagaacagtcagtagaaGAAAAATGTGCATAGATAGAAATGTCCAAAAAAATTTCCAGGGTATGAACCAGGGACCGGCACACTGAACACCCAAATTCTTAACCACTGAGCTACTGCTATCATTCactcatttaatttctactttataaattaaaattctagctaaaatctacttaATAGTAAAAGTTGTAATTTCAATGATATACCAATGGAAATTTCATCATTTCTGCACATTGCAtggtctaaataaataaataaataaccttgatgcttggggggTAGATCacgatatacataatacatatcatgacctacctatggcctctattgtaaagagtttaggacagagacgcttctctgctctaaactctttcatcacccaagcatcaataaaccaaaagtacttcctactttggccccgctggaattacataaccttgcctaggccatataccatggcagatgaggccgcttggcacttaccaaaccgcctcctcaatcaatggattgctggaggtgaagaatgaagatccgaggaacagagcacgtaaataggtgagtggtagtgtaactaaacattaaataaagtttaagttattaaacacagttaatgttgtgaagcgtaggctgcgcaagtacccaaaatattagcaagcaacagtgggctctaataagaacaatgcatgtgcaacaaagtgagcagaacacgttggcagtaattcatacctgttgtaacaaatcttcCCACCCTGTCCCTACCCACTGAACAGTTCACAAACTTCACTACACACAGGTACTCTATGTTAATTGGCATGGTATGCTGGCAGTTAAAAATTCTAGTCAGTATCCCATTGTCAATAATGGTACTTACATATATATGTAGTGTAAGCAGTGGAGCAAGCTAAGTAgacacataatgttgttgttgttgtactctaaacatttacatgaaagactGTACTATCATATGCATTTTGATGCGAGTTCTTCAGCTGTAGGTctgactggattccttcactGTGCCAGTCTGGATTCCTTCACCGTGCCAGCTGCTACTACAAGTAGAGATTGCTATTGAGGGATGCTCGCAGTTCAAATCTTTGTCAGGAGAGATGCTCTTTTATCCTGCCTGCAGTCACAGACAAGCCCCTCCAGttcagagtgccatcaggaaattgggttgctaacagctgcttgcctctcccatccagatcagtatcaggagatgctctcccaaccagatcactagctgaagatgctctcccatccagatcattattaggagacgctctcccattcaaactgccaactagagacgctctcccaaccagattgctagccggagacgctctcccatccagatcactaccaggagacgctctcccaaccagatcactagctgaagatgctctcccatccagatcattattagAAGACACTCTCCCATTCAAATCGCCAACTAGAGActctctcccaaccagatcactagctgaagatgctctcccatccagatcagtattaggGGAAGCTCTCTCATTcaaattgctaactagagaTGCACTCCCAACCAGACTGCTAGCTGGAGATGCtttcccatccagatcagtattaggagacactctcccatccACAAGAAGACACTCTCTGTCATGAGCACTATTAAACATTTCCCAGCTATAGAGTACCAACCAGCTAACCACCATAGAGAGACCTCAGTGCTACTATCACATGTCAATGCTATTTCACACAGTGCCACTCTCAACAGTGGATATTGACAACTCTGAAAACAACGGTCACGTCCTGACCATTGTATCACCTGcacacaggtgttgatgctgtcatcacaatctggcacctacacataggtgttgatgctgtcatcacaatctggcacctgcgcacaggtgttgatgctgtcatcacaatctggcacctgcgcacaggtgttgatgctgtcacagTCTGGCTAAAGCCACATGACACAAATTAGTGGTGACCCGCAGGTCAACACATCACCTACTGCTGCTATAAGCAGTTCGTACATTCTCCTTAGAGGAGTCTGAGACAGCCAGGGGGCCTCACTTAGGATATCTAACTTATCCACTAGGTTCTCCCAtttgcctctattgtaaagagtttaggacagagacgcttctctgctctaaactctttcattacccaagcatcaataaaccaaaagtacttcctactttggccccgctggaattacataaccttgcctaggccatataccatggcagatgaggcccct
This region includes:
- the LOC136241683 gene encoding uncharacterized protein; translation: MFNSAHDRECLLVDGRVSPNTDLDGKASPASSLVGSASLVSNLNERASPNTDLDGRASSASDLVGRESLVGDLNGRVSSNNDLDGRASSASDLVGRASPVPSPVVNLRAVTDQISGQPLTLECNATTVRGITSSVDISILSLETFEDVDSIIVGNSAVYSANFTLEELTPFDNGRLLVCLVNINGTTSSDTLILDVLVICNPEMATCLSEFYPFGLDTNDNTVEPTDDGSSPPVNLEEDFIFFDQTYKRLFVNNNGIISLENSFGQFNPSRFPRNGTEALIAPYWADTDTQTNGSGTVFFRETTNLTLLQRASREIQDGLSVSFTPTHLLIATWDTVGYYSSGTDRRNTFQCVLATDGIWSFIIFLYADGLIQWTTGDDSGGTNGLGGNAATAGYDAGDGENFFNIPGSGTSGIIGITRTSNVGNLGMWIFSTTRQDIIVAIVSDPPGNFADDSNNTFEHLIGSNITFTCEVNSTLTFNDSDFIWACSTGCFADMEVGQTINITEIEVTDSGILNCSIIIDGVEYTSEPYNLQVTEFTQTITLQPSGVMQAMVGGMQDIVCSVTTAITTDMSEVALTWAGPDGVIIEDDRVSIIPTFSDGNTYTTILQFDYLIEGDEGVYICDVMIGENVDSLFVELQNIIIPTPVVNLRAVTDQISGQPLTLECNATAVRGITSSVDISILSLETFEDLDPIIVGNSAVYSANFTLEELTPFDNGRLLVCLVNINGTTTLASDAFVLDVLDIIVTIVSDPPGNLVDDGNNTFEHLLGSNITFTCEVNSTLTFNKSDFIWACSTGCFADMEVEQTINITEIEVTDSGILNCSIIIDGVEYTSEPYDLQVSEFIPKIVLQPSGIMQAMVGEMQDIVCSLTTAFGTDISDITLTWVGPNGVLIEDDRVSIIPTFSDGNTFTKILQFDYVMEGDEGVYTCDIKIGENIETLSVDLQNITIPSPVVNLRAVTDQITGQPLTLECNATAVRGITSSVDISILSLETFEDVDPIIVGNSAVYSANFTLDELTPFDNGRFLVCVVNINGTTSSDTLILDFLESSANTSSTAITPLTTAIPSITTMLTSSTPVTTMVASSTPVVTMVASSTPVTTLVASPTPVTTMVTSSTPVTTVVSSPIPVTTMVASFTQVATMLASSTPVTTMVASSTQNTTMVALSTLVTTMFTSSTPATTMVASPTPTTTMVASSIPVTTLVASSTPVATLVSSPTPVTTVVSSPTAVTTMVALSTPVATLQQW